Proteins co-encoded in one Christiangramia fulva genomic window:
- a CDS encoding cryptochrome/photolyase family protein gives MSQQVNIFWFRRDLRLDDNTGFLAALKDDLPVLPVFIFDTEILDKLPEDDARVSFIFDNLQKMRSQLQDEHGSSIAIYYGTPFKIFKNLIQEFKVNKVFTNRDYEPYAKDRDTGIKEFLGKNNIEFYDFKDQVIFEKNEVVKQDGDPYVVYTPYKNTWKQKFKNTELSFSHTKRYLHKLLQNSRLPNLSLSDMGFKKSQVKVPDFQLTKGLIKDYEKTRDYPAQEGTSHLGPHLRFGTVSIREVVREADKFHNKTFLEELIWREFFMQILYHFPETVTDAFKKKYDRINWRNNEEEFERWKEGKTGYPLVDAGMRQLNKTGFMHNRIRMLVGSFLCKHLLIDWRWGEAYFAEKLLDYEMSSNIGNWQWVAGSGVDAAPYFRIFNPTTQIEKFDKDKEYIKKWVKEYGTDKYPEPMVDHKEARERALKTYKKAVSS, from the coding sequence ATGAGTCAGCAGGTGAACATATTCTGGTTTAGAAGAGACCTGAGATTAGATGATAATACAGGTTTTCTGGCTGCCTTAAAAGATGATCTGCCTGTTTTGCCAGTTTTCATTTTCGATACGGAAATTTTAGATAAACTGCCTGAAGATGATGCCCGCGTAAGTTTTATTTTTGATAATCTTCAAAAAATGCGGTCCCAACTTCAGGATGAACATGGAAGTTCGATCGCGATATATTATGGCACTCCTTTTAAGATTTTCAAAAATTTAATTCAGGAATTCAAGGTCAACAAAGTTTTTACCAATCGTGATTATGAGCCTTATGCGAAAGATCGCGATACGGGAATTAAGGAATTCCTGGGGAAAAATAACATCGAATTTTACGATTTTAAAGATCAGGTGATCTTTGAAAAAAATGAAGTGGTAAAACAGGATGGAGATCCTTATGTTGTATATACTCCATATAAAAATACCTGGAAGCAAAAATTTAAAAATACCGAGCTTTCCTTCAGCCATACCAAAAGATATTTGCACAAGCTTCTGCAAAATTCAAGGTTACCAAATCTTAGCCTAAGCGACATGGGTTTTAAAAAATCCCAAGTAAAAGTTCCCGATTTTCAGCTTACTAAAGGTCTTATTAAAGATTATGAAAAAACCCGGGATTATCCCGCCCAAGAAGGAACTTCGCATTTAGGTCCGCATTTGCGTTTCGGTACGGTTAGCATTAGAGAGGTAGTAAGGGAAGCCGATAAATTCCATAACAAAACTTTCCTTGAAGAATTGATCTGGCGGGAATTTTTTATGCAGATCCTTTATCATTTTCCCGAAACCGTGACTGATGCCTTTAAGAAAAAATATGACCGTATTAACTGGAGAAATAACGAAGAGGAGTTTGAGAGGTGGAAAGAGGGAAAAACCGGCTATCCTCTGGTCGATGCCGGAATGCGGCAATTGAATAAAACCGGTTTCATGCACAATCGCATCAGGATGCTGGTGGGGAGCTTTCTTTGTAAACATCTGCTAATCGACTGGCGTTGGGGTGAAGCTTATTTTGCCGAAAAATTGCTGGATTACGAAATGTCTTCAAATATTGGGAATTGGCAGTGGGTTGCCGGTAGCGGTGTGGATGCCGCTCCATATTTCCGAATTTTCAACCCCACCACTCAAATAGAAAAATTCGATAAAGACAAAGAGTATATCAAAAAATGGGTTAAAGAATATGGCACTGATAAATATCCCGAACCAATGGTCGATCATAAGGAAGCCCGGGAAAGAGCCTTGAAAACTTACAAAAAAGCCGTGAGCAGTTAA
- a CDS encoding SRPBCC family protein has protein sequence MKIYTLHSIQKLPISREEAWNFLSDPKNLKVITPDYMGFEILSGGDREMFPGQIIQYLVSPVGGIKTKWITEITHVKEGEYFVDEQRFGPYKMWHHKHFLKSIPGGVEMEDIIDYKLPFGKIGQFTHPFLVKPKLAEIFEYRRKKLIEIFGEFKETENEPTLKQDILN, from the coding sequence ATGAAAATTTACACTTTACACAGCATTCAAAAATTGCCTATTTCCCGGGAGGAAGCCTGGAATTTTTTATCAGATCCAAAGAACCTTAAGGTAATCACGCCAGATTACATGGGTTTTGAAATCCTTTCAGGAGGTGATCGCGAAATGTTCCCGGGGCAGATCATCCAGTATCTTGTTTCTCCTGTTGGAGGCATTAAAACAAAATGGATCACCGAAATTACCCATGTAAAAGAAGGTGAATATTTTGTAGATGAGCAGCGCTTTGGCCCTTACAAAATGTGGCATCATAAACATTTTCTCAAATCAATTCCCGGTGGCGTGGAGATGGAAGATATCATAGACTACAAACTTCCCTTCGGAAAAATCGGGCAATTCACGCATCCTTTTCTGGTGAAACCCAAACTGGCCGAAATCTTTGAATATCGAAGGAAAAAATTGATTGAAATCTTCGGTGAATTCAAAGAAACGGAAAATGAACCTACCCTTAAACAGGATATTTTGAATTAA
- a CDS encoding SDR family NAD(P)-dependent oxidoreductase produces MKKNILLIGGSTGIGRELAEILAAENSVIVASRNKENLSDKIRHLKFDVLEDDIAELDLPDTIDGFVYCPGSIDLKPFKMIKPSHFEQEMNLNFFGMVRCLQGILPKLKKSEQASLIFFSTVAVQTGMPFHTSVAAAKGAIEGFAKSLAAEYAPSFRVNVIAPSLTHTPLAEKILSNEEKIKKMDQRHPLKRIGKPKDIASLAAFLLSEDSSWITGQVLGIDGGLSTLNVN; encoded by the coding sequence ATGAAAAAGAATATATTACTTATTGGAGGTTCCACCGGAATAGGAAGGGAACTCGCCGAAATTCTGGCTGCTGAAAATTCGGTAATCGTGGCCTCGCGGAACAAAGAAAATCTTTCAGACAAGATCCGGCACCTGAAATTTGACGTTCTGGAAGATGATATTGCAGAACTGGACCTCCCCGATACAATTGATGGGTTTGTTTACTGTCCCGGTAGTATTGATCTCAAACCATTTAAAATGATCAAACCTTCGCATTTTGAACAGGAAATGAACTTAAATTTCTTTGGAATGGTGAGATGTCTCCAGGGAATTCTGCCAAAATTGAAGAAATCTGAGCAGGCAAGTCTGATCTTTTTCAGCACCGTCGCAGTTCAAACCGGAATGCCCTTTCATACCAGTGTAGCTGCTGCCAAGGGCGCTATTGAAGGTTTCGCCAAATCATTGGCGGCTGAATATGCGCCTTCTTTTAGGGTGAATGTGATAGCTCCTTCTCTAACCCATACCCCATTAGCTGAAAAAATACTTTCAAATGAAGAAAAAATTAAAAAAATGGATCAGAGACATCCATTAAAACGCATAGGAAAACCTAAAGATATCGCCAGTCTGGCAGCCTTTCTTTTAAGTGAAGACAGCAGCTGGATCACCGGACAGGTTTTAGGAATTGATGGAGGTCTTTCCACACTGAATGTGAATTGA
- a CDS encoding DUF3822 family protein, with translation MVTTNNHQPKHKKLSIQVSLNGLSFCILDRNENSIVFYHKINFGKQLDPIKILARIELEYEKQKELDQPVDEVNLIFTNPLFSLVPANIFDENNASNYLKFNTKILQTDFIAFDTIHDEIINVYIPYTNIINYFFDKYGEFEYRHSLSVLIDSLLKLQNQGLTMYIHTYHNNYDLVVVENGKLLLANSFEYDTKEDFLYYILFTAEQLDLDPNTFQLVLIGDISKDSEEYKMAWDYIRNISFLGPFHSFSFQSSEKPEIDTEEYLLLNSF, from the coding sequence ATGGTGACAACGAATAATCATCAACCAAAACATAAAAAACTGTCCATTCAGGTTAGCTTGAATGGACTTTCTTTTTGTATCCTGGATCGAAATGAAAATTCTATTGTTTTTTATCACAAAATAAATTTTGGAAAACAGCTTGATCCTATTAAAATACTTGCCAGGATCGAACTGGAATATGAAAAACAAAAAGAACTCGATCAACCTGTAGACGAGGTAAATCTTATTTTTACCAATCCGCTTTTCAGTCTTGTACCTGCAAATATTTTTGATGAAAATAACGCTTCCAATTATTTAAAATTCAATACAAAAATTTTACAGACAGATTTCATTGCTTTTGATACCATCCATGATGAAATAATTAATGTCTACATCCCCTACACCAACATTATCAATTATTTCTTTGATAAATACGGGGAGTTTGAATATAGACACAGTTTAAGCGTGCTCATTGACAGCCTGCTTAAACTGCAAAACCAGGGCCTCACCATGTACATCCATACCTATCATAACAATTATGACCTGGTAGTGGTTGAAAACGGTAAATTACTTCTGGCCAACAGTTTTGAATACGATACCAAAGAAGATTTTCTTTACTATATACTTTTTACGGCAGAACAGCTCGATCTTGATCCCAACACCTTTCAACTGGTCCTGATCGGGGATATTTCAAAAGATTCTGAAGAATATAAAATGGCATGGGATTATATCCGAAACATCAGTTTCCTCGGGCCTTTTCATTCCTTCAGTTTCCAATCTTCTGAAAAACCTGAAATAGATACTGAAGAATATCTTTTAC
- a CDS encoding ATP-dependent DNA helicase, with product MAQPTPTSFFKILKEDLGFDATEKQNIALQMLADFVVNSGENRLFVLKGFAGTGKTTIISTLVKNIWKVKKSGVLLAPTGRAAKVISNYSGKEAFTIHKKIYYPKKSGGGGVQFTLQQNKHINNIFIVDEASMISDDGGNSKLFENGSLLDDLIEYVYSGRNCQLILIGDTAQLPPVKMEVSPALQEEKLGINYNKEISFIELDEVVRQSEGSDILHNATLIRESLQDGFYESFKFELSSNADVIRLIDSYEIMDAIQDSYHSNGHEDTSIIVRSNKRANMYNEQIRSRILFQEEEMSAGDYLMVVKNNYFWIKPSSEAGFIANGDIVKVLEIFAFKELYGFRFAEVKVQMVDYPKMRPFETVVILDTLTSNSPSLTYEESNKLYEEVKKDYASERSKYKQFLKVKNNKYFNALQIKFSYAITCHKSQGGQWNTVFIEQPYLPNGVGKEYLRWLYTAVTRAKDKLYLIGFNDDFFAAP from the coding sequence ATGGCTCAACCCACCCCAACCAGTTTCTTCAAAATACTCAAAGAGGACCTTGGATTTGATGCAACCGAAAAGCAAAATATTGCTCTGCAAATGCTTGCAGATTTCGTTGTTAATAGTGGAGAAAACCGATTATTCGTTTTAAAAGGCTTTGCCGGAACCGGAAAGACCACTATTATCAGTACTCTGGTCAAGAACATCTGGAAGGTTAAAAAATCTGGTGTTTTACTTGCACCAACGGGAAGAGCAGCGAAGGTAATTTCTAATTATTCGGGGAAAGAAGCCTTTACCATTCATAAAAAGATCTATTATCCTAAAAAATCTGGTGGAGGAGGAGTGCAGTTCACCCTTCAGCAGAACAAGCATATAAATAACATTTTCATCGTAGATGAAGCCTCTATGATTTCAGATGACGGCGGGAATTCGAAACTTTTTGAAAATGGTTCTCTTTTAGATGACCTCATTGAATACGTCTATTCGGGAAGGAACTGCCAGTTGATCCTAATTGGGGATACGGCCCAGCTGCCACCGGTGAAAATGGAGGTTAGCCCGGCACTTCAGGAAGAAAAGCTGGGGATAAATTATAATAAAGAGATCTCTTTTATCGAACTCGATGAAGTGGTGAGGCAAAGTGAGGGAAGTGATATTCTGCATAATGCCACCCTGATTAGGGAAAGTTTGCAGGATGGTTTCTATGAAAGTTTTAAGTTCGAGCTTTCCTCAAATGCCGATGTTATAAGGCTCATAGACAGTTACGAGATCATGGATGCGATCCAGGATTCGTATCACAGTAACGGCCACGAAGATACCAGCATTATCGTGCGATCTAATAAACGGGCGAACATGTATAATGAACAAATTCGTTCGCGGATTTTATTTCAGGAAGAGGAAATGTCGGCCGGAGATTATCTTATGGTGGTCAAAAACAACTATTTCTGGATCAAACCCTCTTCCGAAGCAGGCTTTATCGCTAATGGGGATATAGTTAAGGTTCTGGAAATTTTTGCATTTAAAGAACTGTATGGGTTTCGCTTTGCGGAAGTAAAAGTTCAAATGGTAGATTATCCAAAAATGAGGCCTTTTGAAACCGTGGTGATCCTGGATACTTTAACCAGCAATTCGCCATCGCTGACTTATGAAGAAAGTAATAAACTTTATGAAGAAGTGAAAAAAGATTACGCTTCTGAACGTTCTAAATACAAGCAATTCCTTAAGGTTAAGAACAACAAATATTTCAATGCCTTGCAGATAAAATTCTCGTATGCAATTACCTGCCACAAATCTCAGGGTGGACAGTGGAATACCGTATTTATAGAGCAACCCTATTTGCCTAATGGTGTGGGAAAGGAATACCTTAGATGGCTTTATACCGCCGTGACACGAGCGAAAGATAAATTATACCTGATTGGTTTTAACGATGATTTTTTTGCCGCGCCATAA
- a CDS encoding sodium:solute symporter, whose amino-acid sequence MQLIDWVILIGTITFIVWYGVYKSRGSKNVHDFIGGGKDAKWWTIGLSVMATQASAITFLSTPGQAYHDGMGFVQFYFGLPIAMIIICIVFIPIYHRLKVYTAYEYLESRFDRKTRTLTAFLFLVQRGLAAGITIFAPAIILSAVLGWHLTSLTVIIGLLVIIYTVSGGTKAVSVTHKQQMAVILTGMVVTFFIILNYLPDSVNFTKALEIAGTGGKMDILDFSFDLENRYTLWSGLIGGTFLALAYFGTDQSQVQRYLSGGSVRESQLGMIFNGLLKVPLQFFILLVGVMVFVFYQFHEAPLNFNPAATQTVLNSQFSEQYQDLMVENRNNQEKKQQLSLYYAENESTMSKAEIANFKKNYNQLQENENNLREEARMFIDASDVDAESNDKDYVFIHFILHNLPKGLIGLLLAVILSAAMSSTASELNALASTTTIDIYRRSIKKSESEEHYLEATKWFTLMWGLIAIAFASIANLFDNLIQFVNIVGSIFYGNVLGIFLLAFFFKKIKSNAVFISAIITQIVVIIVFNLDIMPYLWLNVLGCSLVIALSFMIQFGSKQNKTLKTT is encoded by the coding sequence ATGCAGCTGATAGACTGGGTCATACTCATAGGAACGATTACCTTCATTGTTTGGTATGGAGTTTACAAATCACGCGGCAGTAAAAATGTGCACGATTTTATTGGAGGCGGAAAAGATGCCAAATGGTGGACCATCGGTTTATCGGTAATGGCAACTCAGGCGAGTGCGATCACCTTTCTTTCCACACCCGGCCAGGCCTACCACGACGGGATGGGATTTGTCCAGTTCTATTTTGGGCTCCCAATAGCCATGATCATTATCTGTATCGTATTTATTCCTATTTATCACCGGCTGAAAGTGTATACAGCCTATGAATACCTCGAAAGTCGTTTTGACCGAAAAACCCGCACCCTCACCGCTTTTTTATTCCTGGTTCAAAGAGGACTTGCTGCCGGAATAACAATTTTCGCACCGGCTATTATTTTATCGGCGGTTCTGGGTTGGCATTTGACCTCTCTTACGGTAATAATTGGATTGCTGGTAATAATTTACACGGTTTCTGGAGGTACTAAAGCGGTAAGTGTAACCCACAAACAACAAATGGCAGTGATCTTAACGGGGATGGTCGTTACTTTTTTCATCATACTAAATTACCTGCCAGATTCGGTGAATTTTACCAAAGCTCTTGAAATTGCCGGAACCGGTGGTAAAATGGATATACTCGATTTTTCTTTTGACCTGGAAAACCGATATACCCTCTGGAGTGGACTCATTGGCGGAACTTTTCTCGCCCTCGCCTATTTTGGAACCGATCAAAGCCAGGTACAACGATATCTTTCGGGCGGCTCCGTAAGGGAAAGTCAGCTGGGAATGATCTTCAACGGACTTTTAAAAGTTCCTCTTCAGTTCTTCATCCTGCTGGTTGGAGTGATGGTCTTTGTTTTTTACCAGTTTCATGAGGCACCGCTTAACTTCAATCCCGCGGCTACCCAGACTGTTCTTAATTCCCAATTTTCTGAACAGTACCAGGATCTCATGGTCGAAAACAGGAATAATCAGGAGAAAAAACAACAGCTCAGTCTTTACTATGCCGAGAATGAATCCACAATGAGCAAGGCTGAAATTGCCAATTTCAAAAAAAATTATAATCAACTTCAGGAAAATGAAAATAATTTGCGTGAAGAAGCCCGCATGTTTATTGATGCCTCTGATGTCGATGCCGAAAGCAATGATAAAGATTATGTGTTTATACATTTCATCCTTCATAATCTTCCTAAAGGATTAATAGGACTTTTACTGGCGGTAATTCTTTCTGCGGCAATGTCTTCTACGGCTTCTGAATTGAATGCGCTGGCCTCAACCACCACGATTGATATCTATAGAAGGAGCATCAAAAAGTCTGAAAGTGAGGAACATTATCTCGAAGCCACAAAATGGTTTACTTTAATGTGGGGGTTAATTGCCATTGCCTTTGCCAGTATAGCTAATCTTTTTGATAACCTCATTCAGTTTGTCAATATCGTGGGGAGCATTTTTTACGGGAATGTACTGGGGATCTTTCTACTGGCGTTTTTCTTTAAAAAAATCAAAAGTAATGCGGTATTCATTTCCGCAATAATTACTCAGATCGTGGTGATCATCGTTTTTAATCTTGATATCATGCCTTATCTTTGGCTTAATGTGCTGGGATGTTCCCTGGTAATCGCTCTTTCTTTTATGATTCAATTTGGAAGTAAACAGAATAAAACTCTTAAAACAACATGA
- the kdsB gene encoding 3-deoxy-manno-octulosonate cytidylyltransferase produces MKIIAMIPARYEASRFPGKLLKDLNGKTVIRRTYESAKNTGLFDQVYVVTDSDKIYDEVVNFGGTAIRSQKEHECGSDRIAEAVENMDVDIVVNVQGDEPFIDTNSLTRLLEVFLNDENEEIDLASLKTPLSDSEEITNPNNVKVITGKEGFALYFSRFPIPYPRDTAAVVTYYKHIGIYAFRKSALMDFYRLPMLPLEAAEKIECIRYLEYGKKIKMVETNVRNIGIDTPEDLEKARKLLS; encoded by the coding sequence ATGAAAATAATTGCCATGATTCCCGCCCGCTATGAAGCGAGCCGTTTTCCCGGAAAACTTCTGAAAGATCTGAACGGCAAAACTGTGATCAGGCGCACCTATGAATCGGCTAAAAACACAGGCCTTTTTGATCAAGTTTACGTGGTGACCGATAGCGATAAGATCTACGATGAAGTGGTGAATTTTGGGGGAACGGCTATCAGAAGCCAAAAGGAACATGAATGCGGTAGTGATCGCATTGCAGAAGCCGTGGAAAATATGGACGTTGATATCGTGGTAAATGTCCAGGGGGACGAACCTTTTATTGATACCAATAGCCTGACGAGACTGCTTGAAGTTTTCCTAAATGATGAAAATGAAGAGATCGATCTTGCTTCCCTGAAAACTCCTTTAAGCGATAGTGAAGAAATCACCAACCCCAACAATGTGAAGGTCATTACAGGCAAAGAGGGTTTTGCCCTTTATTTTTCCAGGTTTCCGATACCTTATCCGCGGGATACGGCAGCCGTGGTTACTTATTATAAGCACATAGGAATTTATGCTTTCCGGAAATCGGCTTTAATGGATTTTTATCGACTCCCAATGCTTCCTCTTGAAGCTGCTGAAAAGATCGAATGCATTCGCTATCTTGAATATGGCAAGAAGATCAAAATGGTAGAAACAAATGTGCGAAATATAGGTATTGATACTCCTGAAGATCTCGAGAAAGCCAGAAAATTACTCAGTTAA
- a CDS encoding Gfo/Idh/MocA family protein: protein MKKIKWGIVGLGKIANKFAKDLLVVQNAELYAVASRNLEKAEAFKKEYQAQKAYGSYEELMEDKAVDVVYVATPHVLHHSISVACMKKGIAVLCEKPFAMNTEEVKEMIKTARENKVFLMEAMWTRFLPHFEFMLMEINSGKMGKIKSIKADFGFPAEFDVNGRLFNKSLGGGSLLDIGIYPVFLAYSLLGKPDKIEAEAKFAETGVDSSCEIKFHYKNGATALLESTVLKKTPTTAEIELEKGNIFINSRFHEPSSINILMNEEKWVKEFDVNTTGYFYEAEHVTQMLLEGKTESEKMSFNSSLDLIGLLDAIRKEIALEYDL, encoded by the coding sequence ATGAAGAAGATAAAATGGGGAATCGTAGGCCTTGGTAAGATCGCAAATAAATTTGCGAAAGACCTGCTTGTGGTTCAAAATGCGGAGCTTTATGCCGTGGCAAGCAGGAATCTTGAAAAGGCAGAAGCTTTTAAAAAAGAATATCAGGCGCAGAAAGCCTATGGATCTTATGAAGAATTGATGGAAGATAAAGCGGTGGATGTGGTTTACGTGGCCACGCCTCACGTTTTGCATCATTCTATTTCAGTGGCCTGTATGAAAAAAGGAATCGCCGTACTTTGCGAAAAACCTTTTGCGATGAATACCGAGGAGGTTAAAGAAATGATCAAAACTGCACGTGAAAACAAGGTTTTTCTTATGGAAGCCATGTGGACCCGCTTCCTGCCCCACTTCGAATTTATGCTTATGGAGATCAATTCAGGTAAAATGGGCAAAATAAAGAGCATAAAGGCCGATTTTGGCTTTCCTGCTGAATTTGATGTAAACGGCCGACTTTTTAATAAATCCCTGGGTGGCGGAAGCCTTCTTGATATAGGAATTTATCCTGTTTTCCTTGCTTATTCCTTACTGGGAAAACCCGATAAAATTGAAGCAGAAGCTAAATTTGCTGAAACCGGGGTTGACAGCAGCTGCGAAATAAAATTCCATTATAAAAACGGCGCTACTGCGCTGCTGGAATCTACCGTTCTTAAAAAGACTCCAACCACAGCTGAAATAGAACTTGAAAAAGGAAATATTTTTATTAATTCACGCTTTCATGAACCCTCTTCGATAAATATTCTGATGAACGAGGAAAAATGGGTTAAAGAGTTTGATGTAAATACCACCGGCTATTTTTACGAGGCTGAGCATGTAACTCAAATGCTGCTCGAAGGTAAAACCGAAAGTGAGAAAATGAGTTTTAATTCCAGCCTTGATCTTATAGGATTGCTCGATGCCATTCGAAAAGAGATCGCTCTGGAATATGACCTGTAA
- a CDS encoding DUF2911 domain-containing protein yields the protein MKELQLLFLVLTTAVMSAQVEAPQPSPQGKIQQKVGLTDVAIEYSRPGMKGRTIFGDLVPYGELWRTGANANTTISFSDDVTIEGNTLKAGKYAIYTVPREKNWQVIFYKNTDNWGVPQEWDESKVALKATAEVDELPFDVETFTIFLNNLTNDSGVLEFVWANKIASLPFQVPTEKKAMASIDRIMNGPTANDYFSAAAYYHDAGKDLNKAYEWIKKAAEMAGEDAYWVFRKKSLIEADLGKKQEAIASAKRSLASAKKNGNPDYVKLNEDSLKEWGAMK from the coding sequence ATGAAAGAATTACAATTGCTTTTTTTAGTCTTGACCACAGCAGTTATGTCTGCTCAGGTTGAGGCTCCACAACCAAGTCCGCAGGGAAAGATCCAACAGAAAGTAGGTCTTACCGATGTGGCAATAGAATATTCCCGCCCCGGAATGAAGGGCAGGACCATTTTTGGTGATCTTGTTCCCTATGGGGAACTCTGGCGTACCGGAGCTAATGCCAATACCACAATTAGTTTTAGCGATGACGTTACTATTGAGGGGAATACCCTAAAGGCAGGGAAGTACGCTATTTATACTGTTCCCAGGGAAAAAAACTGGCAGGTGATCTTTTATAAGAACACCGATAACTGGGGAGTTCCACAGGAATGGGACGAATCTAAAGTTGCCTTAAAGGCTACAGCTGAGGTTGACGAACTTCCTTTTGATGTGGAAACATTCACTATCTTTTTAAATAATCTTACCAATGATTCGGGAGTTCTTGAATTTGTTTGGGCCAATAAAATAGCCTCACTGCCTTTTCAGGTACCTACTGAAAAAAAGGCCATGGCCAGTATAGATCGTATAATGAATGGACCTACAGCTAATGATTATTTTTCGGCGGCGGCATATTATCACGATGCCGGCAAAGATCTGAATAAAGCTTATGAATGGATCAAAAAAGCAGCCGAAATGGCTGGGGAAGATGCATACTGGGTATTCCGAAAAAAATCTTTGATTGAAGCCGATCTTGGTAAAAAACAGGAGGCTATCGCAAGCGCGAAAAGATCTCTTGCTTCCGCTAAAAAGAATGGAAATCCCGATTATGTAAAACTTAATGAAGATTCCCTCAAAGAATGGGGCGCCATGAAATAG